Genomic segment of Pochonia chlamydosporia 170 chromosome 1, whole genome shotgun sequence:
CCGCTTCTGCCCCGGCACCAGGCACTGCTCTagctccagctccaggtgcaggtgcaggtgcaggcTCGCAAGTCCTTGGACAGGCACAAAAGGGGTCCAGATCAGGGTCTTCATGCGTAGCACGATACGTGGTGTGGTGCATGGATGGAGCAAGTCGAGTGGAGAAGCAAATCTTGCCCGAGACCTTTCGCCTATGGGATGGTTGATTCCGATTCAGAAAGAGCGTTGGGCATTGGTCCTGCCGAGTCATGGGGAAGACGGACACTACAGCGCGCCTTTGTGATCTCGTCACGTGGAAATTGAATGAGCCGTCCAGCACTCCAAAAGTTTGTTATTCTCATGCGCaaatacagtacagtacagtactcAAATTCTCGTTGGTATTGTACGACAATTGTTTCAATTGATCTGTCCGAGCTCCGTCACCATTGTTTTCTCCCCAAGCCTCAACACAAACACGACTTGGCAGCTGTCACCACAGAACTGCCCCCACTGCACGTGGTCTCATTGCACCTCATATATTACCTGTAGAACGGGCCAAATTACCCAATAGATTTAAAACAATGACCGTACTTCTCACACCTCATGTTGGCAAGTCACTGATCAGCCGCTTCTGCTATTTCTGCGTGGCTACTGCGGTTATCGGCGAAACACGCCTTTGTGGCTTGATAGCTTGTTTTGCAATCTCGAACCCCAGCTCTAAACTGTGATGTGAATGCATTGCCCACATTCAGCTGGGCCACAGGAAATGCTGGCCATGAAatgtgctgctgcttctttcttGTATTGATTTCTGCGTCTGTTATGCATAGATAGTGCGTTCACATTTCAATTTCCCCACAAACCATGCTGATGTTGTGACCGCCTTCCGTGCTCCTCCGTCATAATCTCATGAACATGAGGTGCTTGGTCGCCGACCTGACTCTGTTCCAGAATTCCCAtattgtacggagtaatctGAATACAGATTGTCTAATTAAGTGGCCACAACATGGCCCCAATGCCTGGCTACACCCCATTCAGGGTGTATATAGCACACTAGCCATCTATCTCGGCCCATGCACCCAACAACCTGCAGTCTCTTCAGCCGCATTATCTCTCATCGACACTCACTCCAAGCGCCAGCACACGTATCGGCACATTAACAGCACTGGCAGCAATCACCAGAATACAGTATTCATGTTCCACAGCTAACTATTTACCAAATCTCCCATCACAAACCTATCATACAAATCCTCCCATTCACTCCGCCGACGCCCTCGCCAGCGCCTCGTGCAAATGCGGCGGGAATCTATACCGCAACTGACTAGTATACGTCGTCAAATCCAAAGTCATCTGCTTCAACTGCTcaaccatcatcttccttgtGCCTTCATTGCCACTAAACTGTCCATTGGTGAGCTGCTCCCTCTGTCGAACGCAGCATATAATCGTCCACATGAGCAGGTTTGGAACGTTGATGGAGACAGGCTGCGATAAGCCAGAAAACTTGGATGCGTAGGCGCGAATGGTGCTTGCTTCGCCGGCAGCATCCAGGGGTAGGATTTCAAGACCTCGGATTTTCTAGAAAGAGTTAGTTAGATTTTGAttttgacatcttcatttatacagcagcaaaaggcaaagggCAAAAACTTACATCCAGACCTTGAGCCCATTGACCAGCCTCAACCAGCTTCTTGATACTGCTCATTTCCAAGAGAACCCGGCACGCCGTCTTATTTTGGTCTTGGATCTTGCGGTAAAACATGACCTCCCGCTCGTACATGGTCATCATAGTCTTGGCCAGCTCGACGGGGTCGTCAATGGATGCTAGACTGAGACTGCTACCTTGCTGGGACTCTGCGTCCGCCCCAGCGGCTCTGGGCTTGACGGGCATCAGACGCATCGGGTCTTCACCAATCTCCAGAGAAATAGCCTCACTAAGCGCGCGGCTGACAATAGCCACGACGGTATCGTACTCGCCGGCCAAGTGGTACAGGAGAACAGAGTCAGTCGTTCGGCCACTCTCGTCCGCAAAGCTAGCCGCTTGCAGCGTCACTGTGTTGACAAAGTCTGTCTCCTCAGTGAGGCCAATCAACGGGCCACGCTCCTCAATGATGCCACGGATAGCGTGGCCGTCTGGTCGAATATCGCCAATGAGCTTGCTGAATTCGCGTGtctccagcaccaactcaCGCAGCGCCTCGTGGCAAAGGTTGCTCTGGCGCTGGCCAGCCTCGCCGCCGAGATCGTCATTGAGGCAGATGAGGGTAAGGTAGTCCACAGCAGAGACGACATCGGCAGCGCGGAAGTCTCTTGTGTAGTATCCAATCATACGGCCAAAGTTGATTTGCGGCAGATTCTTGACACTGTAGCTTCGTAGGTCGTTTGACGTGGACATGGGATCGCTTGGGCGCAGCAGACCGTAGTACGCAAGCGCCAGGGCAAAGTGGACAGCGTCCACGTATGAGAACGGGTATAGGTAGGCTATGGCGTCCTCAAACATGCCAGACAGAATCTGCAGGTAGAAGAACATGCCGAAGCTACCGTTCGTAGTATCTTCCGAGGTCGATTTGGGAAAGTGCTTGAGCCCAATCTCCTTAATACTGGATTGAAGCTCTGCCAACCCATACGACTCGCCGGCCATCTCGATAGTCTTGTCCCCTTCTCGAGCAAGGTTGAACTGCAGCCAGATCCAGTCGTTGATGTCCGTGTTGAGACCGTCCAAATTGCGGTTACTCAACTCAATTCGCCCAATGACCTTGTAGCACGCCATACGGAATGGATCAATGGAGTTCTCCGGAGCATTCCGTGACCGCTGAATGTACTCGTTGGTGCAGCGGTCTAACAACTTCCTGTTTGTTATCCGCCGGTCATCGCTGGCTGCGTAATTGTTGAGATATGTGGCGAACGTGCGATCAATCCCTCTAAAGTGGTTGCTGTTGTCGTTTACATATTGAGCAGCTTCCGTCACATGGCCGGATCGCAGGAGGTAGAACACCACGGCCCAAACAAACTCCCCTTGGATTTGCTGCAGCTCCGTGTTGTCGGGAACCAAATCCTTCCTGGCAGAGCGGAGACGGATGTAAGCCTTGATCTTGCTGGTAATGTCCGGCAGACCTCCAAGTTTCGCCTCATGGGGATGCTTGGCAATCAGAGACTCGACCTCTCTCAGGAACTGCCGTTCGAGGAAGGCAGTAGAGCCATGGAGAGTTCGTTTTCTCATGGTGACGGATGCCGCAGAGTTGGGATTCTCGTCGAGATACATGCCGGCAAACTGGCGCTCCTTGGCCGTTGCACCGTTGATTGTCGTTTCAGCAGTGGGATCTTCGCCGACAATCTCAATCATCGCACGGTAAGCCTCAACAACGTGCGGTGCGTGCGGCTCGTGTGATTTTTGTTCCAACTCGCCCAGTTCGGTAAGGATGGGGAAAGGATGCTGCCTAACGCGAGCAGCATTGAGACCACGAACCTTTTCTGCCAACTTGGTCTGTCTCTCACGAAGCGCCCGGTCCTCGGTGGTGCCTCGAGATTTGAGAGATCCCGACCCATCAGCAGAGCGGTCCACGTCGGAAAATTCTGGCTGGTGAGTCCCAATGCGGCTGGGCGTGCCAATGACAGAACGCTGGAGCATAGTGTTGCCCAGCACACTATTTCGGCCAGTTCGAGCAGGAGCTGCTTGCGACTTTCTTCTAGACCGGCCGAATCCGCCCTGAGATTCTCGAGCAGCGGCCGCCGAATCCTCCCGCGGCTTGATGCCAAAATGCTGGTAAATACGTTTGCGCTGAGCGTCCCATTCCATCGCCACATTGTCCTCGAGGAAGGTGTCGAAATCGCGGATAGATCGATCCAAGCCATCAGAAATCATGTCTAGTGTCGTCTTCGTTTGCAAATTCGACAGGTAGGTCTCGACATCGATCTCACTAGGGGTGTAGCCGTGTGCCCGCTCAACTCGTCCGCCTTGGACATCCAACATGCCAAGGTCCTTGGCCGCAGCACCGGGATCGACACCCGAGGCAGCGAGCAGGTAGTGAGCCTTGCCATCCAGAGGTTTCTCATTTTGCTTGGATTGCAGTTTTCTCAGGCGGTGGCGCAAATCCCCAAGGCCGAGCTCCAGGCTAGGGAGATCTTCCATATTAGTCTTGGCGCCGCCTTCTTTCTGCGTTTTGGCGTACAGGCTGTCGAAGTAAGCACCAGCAGGTTGCTGGGATTGGGCATTCTGAGGTTGAGCTGTTTGCGTTGAAGCACCCCAAAGGCTGCCGCCTAGTAAGCCAGCATTttgttgaggttgctgctggatgCTCGCGGTCGTGGTCGATCCAAACATCGATGGCCGACTCGAACCTCCTCCCAAGGTAGTTCCGCTCAGGGCGCctggttgtggtgttgtagCAGCTCCGCCAAATACAGATGAACCAGTCGCTCCTCCGAACAAGGATGGTttctgttgttgctgcgctTGAGGCTGCCCGCCGAACATACCGCCTCCAGTTGCACCAGGAGTCTGGTTCTGTGTCGACTGTCCAAACAATCCACCGCCCGTAGTCCCAGTCTGCTGCTGGCCGCCTCCAAAGAGACCGCCAGTAGCGGGTTTATTCTGTTGCGCAGCACCGAAAAGGCCTCCTCCGGTTGTAGGAGTCGTGCTCTGCTGTGTCGACTGCCCAAAGAGCCCGCCGCCCGTCGTGCCGCTCTGTTGTTGGCTTCCGCCAAACAGGCCGCCAGTAGCAGGCTTATTTTGTTGCGCGGCGCCGAAAAGGCCTCCGCCGCCTTGGGactgctgctggttctgCGCCGGCTGTCCAAATGGCGAGGAACTGGCGCCGGCGGTTGACTGGCCGAAGAGCGACATGGCGTCGTGTTTGCCGTGGGCAAAACGCGAAGAGAGCGGCCGAAAACACAGGTATACCGAGGATGGAGGGATCAATCGGCGGGTAAGGAATCGAAGATGAATCTAAGGAGCCGCGGCGAGAATTGTAGGGTCGTGCGTTGACAAGTTGATGCGAGTTAAGCACCACGCGCGAGCGTGTTTGAACCAGAAATTTGGTGATGGACAAGGCTGGAGGTTTGGGTCTGTTTTTGCAGAAGCTGTCAGCTTGGACCAATCAGCGTTGGCTGCGAGGTCTTCCAGTAACCAGGGACAGGCTGCTGCCAGATCCACTTCTGCCTGGGCATTGAAGAGCCAGTTGACAGTTGATAGTTGATGCACAAAACCTGAACCTTGATTCACCACCTTTGTTCCCATGGTTCTGGTCATCGTATCTGATTTCAATTCGACTATAGTTTCTTATGCTTTTCCAAGTAATCGTCATGTCAATGATGCATGATTGTAAGAATTACCGTAGCAACAGCGTTTACCCGTCCGTCTATCTACGTCAAATATAGCCTTGATAAAATCACTCAAACATCCAAATGCAACTAATTCATTAGAATTATGCCCGGGCGCAATATCCAGGCCCATGTGTATATACCCCATAGTAATCCGCCATCTAGCTTGCTCATCCATGCTGTTTTCATGATCTGTCCTGTTGAACACGACATTTTTCCTTAGTCGCCGCCAAACTCGGCTCCCCATTTCTCGACAGCcttgtcaatcttcttccGGTAGAGTTGCTGTGACTGGCACATCTCTAGGAAAACCTCATACTTGGCATCGAGAAGAGCCTTCTCGCCAGCATCAGTACCTGGCTCGACGAGACGACCACGCTTGCTCATCCGGTCCATAATGTCCCAAAGGGTCTCGGGCTCAGATCCGTCCTCCCTGTtgtggctggctgccttGGCACCTAACATGGCTGCGCCGTGGACGACAGCCGCATGGACATATCGTGGGATCAGAACAGGCATGCTGCAAGCCGTAGCGAGCAGGTTCATCAAGACTGGATTCTGGCACTGAGAGCCAgacatgaagatggatgagattTCATGGCCGGACTTGTTCATCTGCTCAATGATCTGTCGGGTCTGCATGGCAATGAATTCCATTGTAGCATAGTACCACAAAGCCATATTATCGGTGCTCTTGTCGCTATCGAGGCCAATCATTGATCCCTTCATGCTGGGATCTGCAATGGGAGAGCGGTTACCCCACAGGTCACCGTAGAAAAAGTGGTGTCTGCCGAGATAGGGAATGCCGGGAGCATTCTGCTTCTCAGCCATGTACTCCAAGTGAGCATTCAAAAAGTCATAAATGTGCTTGTCCTCGGCCTTGGCCAGGGCGCAGGTCTCATTGTACGCCGGGTGGATGTCCAACATGTGTCGTAGCAGCTCTCCTGTAGCGGACTGACCACCTTCGGCAAGCCAGTATCCAGGTAGGAGAACATCTCGGTATGGGCCCCAAACGCCAGGAACGAAGACGGGGtctttggacatggccaGATGGCAGGTGGAGGTACCTGCCACAGCAGCCAAACGAGTGAATGCTTGTGAAAGGTCATTGTGAGGCACGTTGGCATTGAGTTCATCGTCGCCGAGGTCAACCTTGGCACCGACGGTACCGATCCAACCAGCATAGGCGTCGATGACACCGCTTCCTACGGCAATACCCATGGGCAGACCGAGCTGGTACGCTGCCTGGCGGCTTAGGGTGCCGACCGATTCACCAGCACTAAAATACTTTCCATTCTGCGAGAGACTTGTTAGCCGTGGATTGACAGTTTCACATGACGTCTCATGCGTATTCAACTTACCACTTCATGAACACCCCCCATCTTCTCGAAGTTGTTTTTGGACAAGTCACCCAGGCCAATAGTCTCAAAGAAGTCTTCTTGCCAACCCTTTTCACTgttgtcaacgccaatggGAACGTATCCCTGCTTACAGACGGTGCTACAAAAGCTTCGGGCCTCGTTGCCAGTAGCCAGGTGCGTAAGGGCATCGCCCAGGTCGTAAAACTTGCAACGGGCAAACTGCTCAGCGGGCATGTTGTTCTTGAGCCAAAGAATCTTGGGGATTTCCATTTCAATGCTCATCTTGCCACCGACATATTTAAGAAGCTTgtgcttggtgctgttgatCAATTCCGTCTCCTCAACGGGGCGGTGGTCGAGCCACAGGATAACGTTGCGGTCGTGGCCATCGTTGGCAAAGTCCGGACCGGTAACGGGCACAGGCTCATCGGTGTCGGTAGAGAAAACGGCGAGCGAGCAAGTCGCATCGAAGCCAATACCTTTAATGAGGCTTGGGTCAACGTTGGACTCACTCACAACTCGGCGGACACACTCGCAGATGCACTGCCAAATGTCTGTGGTGGATTGCTCCTGTGAGATTTGTTAGTCGAAATGGGCTCCCCGACTCATGGACTTGTGGCTATGAGCTTCAGGGCGTCTCGTACATAGTATCCCGTCTCGGGCTGCCACAGCTTGATGTTTTCAGAGGCCAGGGCCTTGATATCGCCAGTCTCGTCAATGATACATGCTCGGGCGGAGCCAGTGCCAACATCTACACCAATGTAGTAGTCCTAGATGAGGAGAGCAAAGCTCGTGTTAGTCAATTGATCGTGGAGCTCCCCAAACTTTGCTGAATTGTCGCTGACAGCAGTACTCAAGCTTTCAAACTGCAAAAATTCTCGAGTGAAGCTACATGCACTACGCCATGCATGGCAATGAAGCTTTGGGAGGGGGTGGCAATTACCGAGACATTGGGCGGCCTGTTCACGGGTGGCAATCCGTCAGTATTAACGGTTCGAGTACCGGAAATCTCCATGGCAAAGCTTCTCGtaagaccagacttgaagGTAGATCCGGCACGAAGTTCCAATTGACCAAGCAACAAGCTTGAACAAGGCAGAAATACCAAAAAAGagatggaggaagaggaaagaaaaagaggaagGATAAGAACAAGCGAGACTTActccatggccttgatggGCTTATTGTAGGCGTACATGATTTGTCCCAATCGAgcgagctcaagctcaacagctttctttgtctttttgtcTAGGCGCAGCTGCAAAAGGCGGGAGGGGCAAATGGTGGCGTTGCAGACGGGTTCGATCTTGTCTCGGCtggtatggtctggtctggtatgatgtggtgtggtgtggtgtctggtgcctttgtgCGACTTCGGTCTTGGTGCCGTGGTTGCGTTCGtggtgtctgtctgtctgtctgtgtcTGCGTGTGTCTGCTTATTTTTGGCCCCGTCGGCAGTGCTGTGCTCTATTCCCCGACTAGTTCCTCGCTCAAGGTGTTCCAGGGAAGCCGAAGCAGTCCAAACTGAATTTTGTGGCTGATTTCAGTTTAACCAGTTGAGTGGTACAGAGTATGGGTGCGGAAGAATGCAAGAGCTCAATGGTAAGacacaaccaccacgtcGGTTTGTGGATGGGGGAGGCGTCTTTGTTTGGGAGGGGGGACTGGAACTCTCAAGCTGGTTGAGTTGGATGGTTAAAACACCAAGACGATGAGAGAA
This window contains:
- a CDS encoding nuclear pore protein (Nic96) (similar to Neosartorya fischeri NRRL 181 XP_001262327.1), producing the protein MSLFGQSTAGASSSPFGQPAQNQQQSQGGGGLFGAAQQNKPATGGLFGGSQQQSGTTGGGLFGQSTQQSTTPTTGGGLFGAAQQNKPATGGLFGGGQQQTGTTGGGLFGQSTQNQTPGATGGGMFGGQPQAQQQQKPSLFGGATGSSVFGGAATTPQPGALSGTTLGGGSSRPSMFGSTTTASIQQQPQQNAGLLGGSLWGASTQTAQPQNAQSQQPAGAYFDSLYAKTQKEGGAKTNMEDLPSLELGLGDLRHRLRKLQSKQNEKPLDGKAHYLLAASGVDPGAAAKDLGMLDVQGGRVERAHGYTPSEIDVETYLSNLQTKTTLDMISDGLDRSIRDFDTFLEDNVAMEWDAQRKRIYQHFGIKPREDSAAAARESQGGFGRSRRKSQAAPARTGRNSVLGNTMLQRSVIGTPSRIGTHQPEFSDVDRSADGSGSLKSRGTTEDRALRERQTKLAEKVRGLNAARVRQHPFPILTELGELEQKSHEPHAPHVVEAYRAMIEIVGEDPTAETTINGATAKERQFAGMYLDENPNSAASVTMRKRTLHGSTAFLERQFLREVESLIAKHPHEAKLGGLPDITSKIKAYIRLRSARKDLVPDNTELQQIQGEFVWAVVFYLLRSGHVTEAAQYVNDNSNHFRGIDRTFATYLNNYAASDDRRITNRKLLDRCTNEYIQRSRNAPENSIDPFRMACYKVIGRIELSNRNLDGLNTDINDWIWLQFNLAREGDKTIEMAGESYGLAELQSSIKEIGLKHFPKSTSEDTTNGSFGMFFYLQILSGMFEDAIAYLYPFSYVDAVHFALALAYYGLLRPSDPMSTSNDLRSYSVKNLPQINFGRMIGYYTRDFRAADVVSAVDYLTLICLNDDLGGEAGQRQSNLCHEALRELVLETREFSKLIGDIRPDGHAIRGIIEERGPLIGLTEETDFVNTVTLQAASFADESGRTTDSVLLYHLAGEYDTVVAIVSRALSEAISLEIGEDPMRLMPVKPRAAGADAESQQGSSLSLASIDDPVELAKTMMTMYEREVMFYRKIQDQNKTACRVLLEMSSIKKLVEAGQWAQGLDKIRGLEILPLDAAGEASTIRAYASKFSGLSQPVSINVPNLLMWTIICCVRQREQLTNGQFSGNEGTRKMMVEQLKQMTLDLTTYTSQLRYRFPPHLHEALARASAE
- a CDS encoding FGGY-family pentulose kinase (similar to Coccidioides immitis RS XP_001241364.1), with amino-acid sequence MEISGTRTVNTDGLPPVNRPPNVSDYYIGVDVGTGSARACIIDETGDIKALASENIKLWQPETGYYEQSTTDIWQCICECVRRVVSESNVDPSLIKGIGFDATCSLAVFSTDTDEPVPVTGPDFANDGHDRNVILWLDHRPVEETELINSTKHKLLKYVGGKMSIEMEIPKILWLKNNMPAEQFARCKFYDLGDALTHLATGNEARSFCSTVCKQGYVPIGVDNSEKGWQEDFFETIGLGDLSKNNFEKMGGVHEVNGKYFSAGESVGTLSRQAAYQLGLPMGIAVGSGVIDAYAGWIGTVGAKVDLGDDELNANVPHNDLSQAFTRLAAVAGTSTCHLAMSKDPVFVPGVWGPYRDVLLPGYWLAEGGQSATGELLRHMLDIHPAYNETCALAKAEDKHIYDFLNAHLEYMAEKQNAPGIPYLGRHHFFYGDLWGNRSPIADPSMKGSMIGLDSDKSTDNMALWYYATMEFIAMQTRQIIEQMNKSGHEISSIFMSGSQCQNPVLMNLLATACSMPVLIPRYVHAAVVHGAAMLGAKAASHNREDGSEPETLWDIMDRMSKRGRLVEPGTDAGEKALLDAKYEVFLEMCQSQQLYRKKIDKAVEKWGAEFGGD